Genomic DNA from Jonesia denitrificans DSM 20603:
TGCGCATCGGTTGTCACTGTGGTGGTGACGGTGGGGGCTGTGGTGGGGCGGGGGTGGCGCATGAGGAGCGCGATGAGGATGAGACTGCAGGCGATGAGCGCGATAAGTGGGTGTGCAAAGATCAGTGCGATGGCCAGAGTGAGTACGCCCAGGATCGCGAAATCTCGTGGTGTGTTGGTTTGGTACCACGCTGCGTTCGTCATGGTGTGGGTGTGGTGATCGCTGGGGTTGGGACGGAGGTGAGGATGGAGTGCACGATGTTCGCTGGGTCGACGTTGGTTGCCCAGGCGGTTGCGGTGAGGGTGAGCCGGTGGGCCAGGACTGCGGGGGCGATTGTTTTGACGTCTTCGGGGATGACGTAGTCGCGTCCTTGGACGACGGCGTAGGCGCGGGCGAGTAGTGCGAGCGCTTGGGAGGCGCGTGGGGAGGCGCCGACTTCTGTGGCGGCGTGGGTGCGGGTGGCGTGGACGAGGTTGACGCAGTAGTCAACGATGTCGGGGTTGATGAGGACAGTTTCGATGGTTTCTTGCATGGTGTGGAAGTCGTTGCTGCTGACGATGCGCTGCACAGTTGGTGTGTCGGTGTGGCGGTTGAGTCGGCGGGTGACCATGTGTGCTTCGTCTTCGGCGCTGAGGTATCCCACGGATAGTCGGACCATGAAGCGGTCCAGTTGTGCTTCGGGTAGTGGGTAGGTTCCATCGAATTCGACCGGGTTTGACGTGGCGATGACGTGGAAGGGTTGGGGTAGTGGGTAGGTGATGCCGTCGATGGTGACTTG
This window encodes:
- a CDS encoding AAA family ATPase, producing the protein MTATMTPADVSHHAQAILDEAATVIVGMEDTLAIAVAALLAKGHVLFEDVPGLGKTLAARTLAHTLGLEFSRVQCTPDLLPSDITGGVIFNPATREFDVRQGPLFTGLFLADEINRTAPKTQSALLEAMAERQVTIDGITYPLPQPFHVIATSNPVEFDGTYPLPEAQLDRFMVRLSVGYLSAEDEAHMVTRRLNRHTDTPTVQRIVSSNDFHTMQETIETVLINPDIVDYCVNLVHATRTHAATEVGASPRASQALALLARAYAVVQGRDYVIPEDVKTIAPAVLAHRLTLTATAWATNVDPANIVHSILTSVPTPAITTPTP